In Prosthecomicrobium sp. N25, one DNA window encodes the following:
- a CDS encoding GntR family transcriptional regulator, which translates to MSRPVAEAPTARPVPAGDKSPSQTLKTLLLLRDLIVKGALKPGERVSELQMVDRLGVSRTPVRAALVRLEQEGLVEAIASGGYAVKAFSEREVMVAIEIRGTLEGLAARFAAERGVPAAEIRRAREVLDEIDGVVRRETVDVDIQRYVELNARFHAGVIAMAQSRTLAREIELAGALPFASPSALVPVQTRSPESHHILTVAQDQHRTVLAAIERREGTRAEAIMREHARIAHRNLERALTSEGALDLVPGAALIRRGAER; encoded by the coding sequence ATGAGCCGGCCGGTCGCCGAAGCCCCGACGGCCCGCCCCGTACCTGCGGGCGACAAATCGCCGTCGCAGACCCTGAAGACGCTGCTCCTCCTGCGCGACCTGATCGTCAAGGGCGCGCTGAAGCCGGGCGAGCGCGTCTCCGAGCTGCAGATGGTCGACCGGCTCGGGGTGTCGCGCACGCCGGTGCGCGCCGCGCTGGTCCGGCTCGAACAGGAGGGGCTCGTCGAGGCGATCGCGTCCGGCGGCTATGCCGTCAAGGCCTTCTCGGAGCGCGAGGTGATGGTCGCGATCGAGATCCGCGGCACGCTCGAGGGGCTCGCGGCCCGCTTCGCCGCCGAGCGGGGGGTTCCGGCCGCCGAGATCCGCCGGGCGCGCGAGGTGCTGGACGAGATCGACGGCGTCGTCCGCCGCGAGACGGTCGACGTCGACATCCAGCGCTACGTCGAGCTCAACGCCCGCTTCCATGCCGGCGTGATCGCCATGGCGCAGAGCCGGACGCTCGCCCGCGAGATCGAGCTCGCCGGGGCGCTCCCCTTCGCGTCGCCGAGCGCTCTCGTGCCAGTGCAGACGCGCTCGCCGGAATCGCACCACATCCTGACCGTGGCGCAGGACCAGCACCGCACCGTGCTCGCCGCCATCGAGCGGCGCGAGGGCACGCGGGCGGAAGCGATCATGCGCGAGCACGCGCGGATCGCGCATCGCAATCTCGAACGGGCGCTCACCAGCGAGGGCGCCCTCGACCTCGTCCCCGGCGCCGCGCTGATCCGGCGCGGGGCCGAGCGCTGA
- a CDS encoding ABC transporter substrate-binding protein, with the protein MQRRTALKAGMAALALALGAGPAAAQDAVKIGLVLPLTGPFASTGRQIEAAVKLYMAQNGDTVAGRKVQLIVKDDTGTADVTKRIAQELIVNDKVTVLAGFGLTPLALATAPLATQGKTPQVVMAAATSIITEASPYIVRTSFTAAQATVPLAEWAAKNDIKRVVTIVSDYGPGIDVEKAFTETFTKAGGKVENLRVPLANPDFAPFLQKVADAKPDALLAFVPSGVGAQFMRQFVERGLDKSGIRLIAEGSVTDDDLLNGVGDVALGTITSHHYSAAHDSPENKAFVEAFKKAAGFRPNFMAAGGYDGMHVIYEGLKKTNGAGGEALVNAMKGLAWTSPRGPMSIDPQTREPIQNIYIRKVERVGGELWNVEIATTPNVKDPAKAAKAN; encoded by the coding sequence ATGCAGCGCAGAACAGCCCTGAAGGCCGGCATGGCCGCACTCGCGCTCGCGCTCGGCGCCGGCCCGGCAGCCGCGCAGGACGCCGTCAAGATCGGCCTCGTCCTGCCGCTCACCGGGCCCTTCGCGTCGACGGGCCGCCAGATCGAGGCCGCCGTCAAGCTCTACATGGCGCAGAACGGCGACACGGTGGCGGGCCGGAAGGTGCAGCTCATCGTCAAGGACGACACCGGCACCGCCGACGTCACCAAGCGCATCGCCCAGGAGCTGATCGTCAACGACAAGGTGACGGTGCTGGCGGGCTTCGGCCTGACCCCGCTGGCGCTCGCCACCGCGCCCCTCGCCACCCAGGGCAAGACCCCGCAGGTGGTGATGGCGGCGGCGACGTCCATCATCACGGAGGCCTCGCCCTACATCGTGCGGACGAGCTTCACGGCCGCGCAGGCGACCGTGCCGCTCGCCGAGTGGGCGGCGAAGAACGACATCAAGCGGGTCGTCACCATCGTGTCCGACTACGGCCCGGGCATCGACGTCGAGAAGGCCTTCACGGAGACCTTCACGAAGGCCGGCGGCAAGGTCGAGAACCTGCGCGTGCCGCTCGCCAACCCGGACTTCGCGCCGTTCCTGCAGAAGGTCGCGGATGCCAAGCCGGACGCGCTGCTCGCCTTCGTGCCGTCGGGCGTGGGCGCGCAGTTCATGCGCCAGTTCGTCGAGCGCGGCCTCGACAAGTCGGGCATCCGCCTGATCGCGGAAGGCAGCGTCACGGACGACGACCTGCTCAACGGCGTCGGCGACGTGGCGCTCGGCACCATCACGTCCCACCACTACTCGGCCGCCCACGACAGCCCCGAGAACAAGGCCTTTGTAGAGGCCTTCAAGAAGGCGGCGGGCTTCCGGCCGAACTTCATGGCGGCCGGCGGCTACGACGGCATGCACGTGATCTACGAGGGGCTGAAGAAGACCAACGGCGCCGGCGGCGAGGCGCTCGTCAACGCCATGAAGGGCCTCGCCTGGACGAGCCCGCGCGGGCCGATGTCGATCGACCCGCAGACGCGCGAGCCGATCCAGAACATCTACATCCGCAAGGTCGAGCGGGTCGGCGGCGAACTCTGGAACGTCGAGATCGCCACCACCCCCAACGTCAAGGACCCGGCCAAGGCCGCCAAGGCGAACTGA
- a CDS encoding aromatic ring-hydroxylating dioxygenase subunit alpha, with protein sequence MPDAKTFPLNAWYAAAWGHEIGRSLAARTVCSRDVVLYRRQDGIVAALEDACWHRLLPLSMGHLQGDEVVCGYHGLVFNAAGRCTYMPAQKTINPSACVRAYPVVERHRLVWIWPGDPALADPALVPDFHWNDGTDWVGEGGTAYSLKCDYRLVVDNLMDLTHETYVHAGSIGDEAITGTPFEVTHTERTATVTRWMIGIDPPPFWAKQLDRPGAKVDRWQIIHFQAPSVIAGDVGVAVTGTGAPEGDRSQGVNGTFLAAITPETETTCHYFWNFVRTFRTDDEALTRAIQRAHVNDGEGVYDQDFTVLEAQQKAIDRNPRLPFYNLNIDAGALWARRLIDRMLEREGGGPALVPSQAAE encoded by the coding sequence ATGCCCGACGCGAAGACGTTTCCGCTGAACGCCTGGTATGCCGCCGCCTGGGGGCACGAGATCGGCCGGAGCCTCGCGGCCCGCACCGTGTGCAGCCGGGACGTGGTGCTCTACCGCCGGCAGGACGGCATCGTGGCGGCCCTCGAGGACGCCTGCTGGCACCGGCTGCTGCCGCTCTCCATGGGCCATCTGCAGGGCGACGAGGTCGTCTGCGGCTACCACGGGCTCGTGTTCAACGCGGCCGGCCGCTGCACCTACATGCCGGCGCAGAAGACCATCAACCCCTCGGCCTGCGTGCGCGCCTACCCGGTGGTCGAGCGGCACCGGCTCGTCTGGATCTGGCCGGGCGACCCGGCGCTGGCGGATCCGGCGCTGGTCCCGGACTTCCACTGGAACGACGGCACCGACTGGGTCGGCGAGGGCGGGACCGCCTATTCGCTGAAATGCGACTATCGGCTCGTCGTCGACAACCTGATGGACCTGACCCACGAGACCTACGTGCATGCCGGCTCCATCGGCGACGAGGCGATCACGGGCACGCCCTTCGAGGTGACCCACACGGAGAGGACCGCGACGGTCACCCGCTGGATGATCGGCATCGACCCGCCGCCCTTCTGGGCCAAGCAGCTCGACCGGCCGGGCGCGAAGGTGGACCGCTGGCAGATCATCCACTTCCAGGCCCCGTCGGTCATCGCCGGCGACGTCGGCGTGGCGGTCACCGGCACGGGCGCACCGGAGGGCGACCGCTCGCAGGGGGTCAACGGCACGTTCCTGGCCGCCATCACGCCGGAGACCGAGACGACCTGCCACTATTTCTGGAACTTCGTGCGTACCTTCAGGACGGACGACGAGGCGCTGACCCGCGCCATCCAGCGCGCCCATGTCAACGACGGCGAGGGCGTCTACGACCAGGACTTCACGGTGCTGGAGGCGCAGCAGAAGGCGATCGACCGCAATCCGCGCCTGCCCTTCTACAACCTCAACATCGACGCGGGCGCGCTCTGGGCCCGGCGGCTGATCGACCGGATGCTCGAGCGCGAGGGCGGCGGGCCGGCCCTGGTGCCGAGCCAGGCGGCCGAGTGA
- a CDS encoding PDR/VanB family oxidoreductase, with protein sequence MAERLDWRDARLIATRDLTPDIRLFEIEPAGPFVAPTPGSHVNVTVRIGERADMRSYSTVGPCRDGRWRIAVKRLPESRGGSAYMWTLAPGARMTVSTPGNHFELGRDRPGYLLLAGGIGITPIYSMALALAEAGADFRLLYAVRANRDLAFADDLRARIGTRLETFVDAEGRRVDLSAEIARLVPGGEFYVCGPIGLLEAAKQAWAASGRPADQLRFETFGNSGRYATEAFTVRIPRLGREILVPANRTLLEALEAAGVEMISDCRRGECGLCALPILAAEGRVDHRDVFFSEAEKAENRKLCTCVSRASGGALVLDTGDRAAP encoded by the coding sequence ATGGCGGAGCGGCTCGACTGGCGCGACGCGCGGCTGATCGCGACACGGGACCTGACCCCCGACATCCGGCTCTTCGAAATCGAGCCGGCGGGTCCCTTCGTGGCGCCGACCCCCGGCAGCCACGTCAATGTGACGGTCAGGATCGGGGAGCGCGCCGACATGCGCTCCTATTCCACCGTTGGGCCCTGCCGCGACGGACGCTGGCGCATCGCGGTGAAGCGCCTGCCGGAGAGCCGCGGCGGCTCCGCCTACATGTGGACCCTCGCACCGGGCGCCCGGATGACGGTTTCGACGCCCGGCAACCACTTCGAGCTCGGCCGCGACCGGCCGGGCTACCTGCTGCTCGCCGGCGGCATCGGCATCACGCCGATCTACTCGATGGCGCTCGCGCTCGCCGAAGCCGGCGCGGACTTCCGCCTCCTCTACGCGGTGCGCGCCAACCGCGACCTCGCCTTCGCGGACGACCTGCGCGCCCGCATCGGGACTCGCCTCGAGACCTTCGTGGACGCGGAGGGGCGGCGGGTCGACCTTTCGGCCGAGATCGCGCGGCTCGTGCCGGGGGGCGAGTTCTACGTCTGCGGCCCGATCGGGCTCCTCGAGGCGGCCAAGCAGGCCTGGGCGGCGAGCGGCCGGCCGGCGGACCAACTCCGCTTCGAGACCTTCGGCAACAGCGGGCGCTACGCCACCGAGGCCTTTACGGTGCGCATCCCACGGCTCGGCCGCGAGATCCTGGTGCCCGCCAACCGGACGCTCCTGGAGGCCCTGGAGGCGGCCGGCGTGGAGATGATCTCGGACTGCCGCCGCGGCGAATGCGGGCTCTGCGCCCTGCCCATCCTCGCCGCCGAGGGCCGGGTCGACCACCGCGACGTGTTCTTCTCGGAGGCCGAGAAGGCCGAGAACCGGAAGCTGTGCACCTGCGTGTCGCGGGCCTCGGGCGGCGCGCTCGTGCTCGACACCGGCGACAGGGCGGCGCCATGA
- a CDS encoding 4-oxalomesaconate tautomerase, translating to MVLRGGTSKGAYFLASDLPADPAARDRLILSIMGSPDARQIDGIGGAHPLTSKIAIVSRSAKPGSDIDFLFGQVVLAEPRIDYTPNCGNILAGIGPFAIERGLVAAEDGVTRVRVHTVNTGTLAELAVETPGRRVRYGGDARIDGVPGTAAPIAIDFMDAEGSVCGTLLPTGNAVDRVAGVDATLIDNGMPVVVLAAADLGRTGREPRDQLDKDTALKARLEEIRLEAGRLMGLGDVSAKVVPKMCLVAPPVAGGTLCTRSFIPHECHASIGVFAAVTVATAAMLPGSPAARVAAIPPGRDKTLSIEHPTGEFSVILRVGGTPQEPVVERAGLLRTARLLFDGVAFAREDLAEVAEAARDAA from the coding sequence ATGGTGCTCCGGGGCGGGACGTCCAAGGGCGCCTACTTCCTCGCCTCCGACCTGCCCGCCGACCCGGCCGCCCGCGACCGGCTGATCCTGTCCATCATGGGCTCGCCGGACGCCCGCCAGATCGACGGCATCGGCGGCGCGCACCCGCTGACCAGCAAGATCGCCATCGTGTCGCGCTCCGCGAAGCCGGGCAGCGACATCGACTTCCTGTTCGGCCAGGTGGTCCTCGCCGAGCCGCGCATCGACTACACGCCGAATTGCGGCAACATCCTCGCCGGAATCGGCCCCTTCGCGATCGAGCGTGGCCTCGTCGCCGCCGAGGACGGTGTGACCCGCGTGCGCGTCCACACCGTCAACACGGGCACGCTCGCCGAACTCGCCGTCGAGACCCCCGGCCGCCGCGTCCGCTACGGCGGCGACGCCCGCATCGACGGCGTGCCCGGCACCGCCGCCCCGATCGCCATCGACTTCATGGACGCCGAGGGCTCGGTTTGCGGCACTCTCCTGCCGACCGGCAACGCCGTCGACCGGGTGGCCGGCGTCGACGCGACGCTCATTGACAACGGCATGCCGGTCGTGGTCCTCGCCGCCGCGGACCTCGGCCGCACCGGGCGGGAGCCCCGCGACCAGCTCGACAAGGACACCGCCCTGAAGGCCCGCCTCGAGGAGATCCGCCTGGAGGCGGGCCGGCTGATGGGGCTCGGCGACGTGTCCGCCAAGGTCGTGCCGAAGATGTGCCTGGTCGCCCCGCCGGTCGCCGGCGGCACCCTGTGCACCCGCAGCTTCATCCCGCACGAGTGCCACGCCTCGATCGGGGTCTTCGCCGCCGTGACGGTCGCCACCGCCGCCATGCTGCCGGGCTCGCCCGCCGCCCGCGTCGCCGCGATCCCGCCGGGCCGGGACAAGACCCTGTCGATCGAGCATCCGACGGGTGAGTTCAGCGTCATCCTGCGGGTCGGGGGCACGCCGCAGGAGCCCGTCGTCGAGCGCGCCGGCCTCCTGCGGACCGCCCGGCTCCTGTTCGACGGCGTCGCCTTCGCCCGCGAGGACCTCGCCGAGGTGGCCGAAGCCGCGCGCGACGCCGCCTGA
- a CDS encoding LysR family transcriptional regulator, whose protein sequence is MRIDFLGLHAFVAIAERGSFQQAAAHLNLSQTALSHRMKKLEDDLGVRLLSRTTREVALTPAGLELLPKVKGMIEGLSASLQDLRQHGKLRQERLAIGCLPTIAAGRLPGVLARFRAAHPDVTIRVFDNSATEIADLVDQGTAEFGITLLAAHRWDFEVELLAREPFVLVCPAGHPMAAAAAAGWAELEGVPLIRISPHTGNRMMIDDALGSRREQLSWRYEVQHVHTAVSLVRAGLGMTVVPRLALDTVEREGLAVLTLRNPQVVRQIGIVSKRSAPLSPLADELRRLVIQAFAAAEVAHS, encoded by the coding sequence TTGCGCATCGATTTCCTCGGTCTCCACGCCTTCGTGGCCATCGCCGAGCGCGGCAGCTTCCAGCAGGCCGCCGCGCACCTGAACCTGTCGCAGACCGCGCTCAGCCACCGGATGAAGAAGCTCGAGGACGACCTCGGCGTCCGCCTCCTGTCGCGGACCACCCGCGAGGTGGCCCTCACCCCCGCCGGCCTGGAGCTCCTGCCGAAGGTGAAGGGCATGATCGAGGGGCTCTCGGCCTCCCTGCAGGATCTCCGGCAGCACGGCAAGTTGCGCCAGGAACGGCTGGCGATCGGCTGCCTCCCGACCATCGCGGCCGGCCGGCTGCCGGGCGTGCTGGCGCGCTTCCGGGCCGCGCACCCGGACGTCACGATCCGGGTCTTCGACAATTCGGCGACCGAGATCGCCGACCTTGTCGACCAGGGGACGGCCGAGTTCGGCATCACGCTGCTCGCCGCCCACCGCTGGGACTTCGAGGTCGAGCTGCTCGCCCGCGAGCCCTTCGTGCTGGTCTGCCCCGCCGGCCACCCCATGGCGGCCGCCGCGGCCGCCGGCTGGGCGGAGCTCGAGGGTGTGCCGCTGATCCGCATCAGCCCGCACACCGGCAACCGCATGATGATCGACGACGCGCTCGGCAGCCGCCGCGAGCAGCTCTCCTGGCGCTACGAGGTCCAGCATGTCCACACCGCCGTCTCGCTCGTCCGCGCCGGCCTGGGCATGACGGTCGTCCCCCGGCTCGCCCTCGACACGGTGGAGCGCGAGGGCCTCGCGGTGCTGACCTTGCGCAACCCGCAGGTGGTCCGCCAGATCGGCATCGTGTCGAAGCGCAGCGCCCCCCTGTCGCCCCTCGCCGACGAGCTCCGCCGTCTGGTCATCCAGGCCTTCGCGGCCGCCGAGGTGGCTCATTCCTGA
- a CDS encoding class III extradiol dioxygenase family protein codes for MAKLIGGLGTSHVPSIAAAIDKGLAETPAWKPFFDGYIPAKAWMKAARPDIAVVIFNDHGNSFFLDRVPTFAVGCAEEYRPVDEGWGPRAIPPFEGAADLSWHLVDTMVENRFDPTIIQEIEVDHGLQVPMELFFGRPKAWPVKVVPIFVNVIQYPIPLPSRCYELGRVLRKAIDSFPGDERVVVLGTGGLSHQLQGARAGFVNPEADRAFLKDIATDPDRLAALSREDYVATFGSEGAELMMWLVMRGAMDRDVVVRHTHYFVPASMTGAGMIVMENAADAARAAA; via the coding sequence ATGGCGAAGCTCATCGGCGGCCTCGGCACCTCGCACGTGCCCTCCATCGCGGCGGCGATCGACAAGGGTCTCGCCGAGACGCCGGCGTGGAAGCCTTTCTTCGACGGCTACATTCCCGCCAAGGCCTGGATGAAGGCCGCGCGGCCCGACATCGCGGTCGTGATCTTCAACGACCACGGCAATTCCTTCTTCCTCGACCGGGTGCCGACCTTCGCGGTCGGCTGCGCCGAGGAGTACCGGCCGGTCGACGAGGGCTGGGGCCCGCGTGCGATCCCGCCCTTCGAGGGTGCCGCCGACCTCTCCTGGCATCTCGTCGACACCATGGTGGAGAACCGGTTCGACCCGACCATCATCCAGGAGATCGAGGTCGACCACGGCCTGCAGGTGCCGATGGAGCTCTTCTTCGGCCGGCCGAAGGCCTGGCCCGTGAAGGTCGTGCCGATCTTCGTCAACGTCATCCAGTACCCGATCCCGCTGCCGAGCCGCTGCTACGAACTCGGCCGGGTGCTGCGCAAGGCGATCGACAGCTTCCCGGGCGACGAGCGGGTCGTGGTGCTCGGCACCGGCGGCCTCTCCCACCAGCTCCAGGGCGCGCGGGCCGGCTTCGTCAACCCGGAGGCCGACCGGGCCTTCCTGAAGGACATCGCCACCGACCCGGACCGGCTCGCCGCCCTGTCGCGCGAGGACTACGTGGCGACCTTCGGCAGCGAGGGCGCGGAGCTCATGATGTGGCTCGTCATGCGCGGCGCGATGGACCGGGACGTGGTCGTCCGCCACACCCACTACTTCGTCCCCGCCTCCATGACGGGCGCCGGCATGATCGTGATGGAGAACGCCGCCGACGCCGCGCGGGCGGCGGCATGA
- a CDS encoding alpha/beta fold hydrolase: MPPDRRAPTLPIILIPGLLCDASVWAHQIAALRPHDDVVVADCTTQDSIVAMARDALALRPGPIAVVGHSMGARVAFEMVRAAPERIVRLAVLDTGAHPARDGEAAGRQAMLDLADRDGMAALADKWLPPMVHEARVADEALMAPLRAMVMRADPALHHRQIKALLERPDARPLLPTITCPTLVAVGRQDRWSPLAQHEEMAAAIPGAELVVIEDSGHMSPVERPEQVTAALLGFLGFAERDRIPDVPLFDRARSRRGYRINKMAMGLSRPENRAAFLQNEEAYLDRFGLSAEEKRAVMGRDWREMVRLGGNLFFILKISAVDPVRITEIGAHQAGMDHDAFLRERLGKN, from the coding sequence ATGCCGCCAGACCGACGGGCCCCGACCTTGCCGATCATCCTGATCCCAGGCCTCCTCTGCGACGCGAGCGTCTGGGCGCACCAGATCGCCGCGCTGAGGCCGCATGACGACGTGGTGGTGGCCGACTGCACGACCCAGGACTCGATCGTCGCCATGGCCCGGGACGCGCTGGCGTTGCGGCCGGGACCGATCGCGGTGGTCGGGCATTCGATGGGGGCCCGGGTCGCCTTCGAGATGGTCCGCGCGGCGCCCGAGCGGATCGTCAGGCTCGCCGTGCTGGACACGGGCGCGCATCCGGCGCGGGACGGGGAGGCGGCCGGGCGGCAGGCCATGCTCGACCTCGCCGACCGGGACGGCATGGCGGCGCTCGCCGACAAGTGGCTGCCCCCGATGGTGCACGAGGCCCGGGTCGCGGACGAGGCCCTGATGGCGCCGCTGCGCGCCATGGTGATGCGCGCCGATCCCGCCCTGCACCACCGGCAGATCAAGGCGCTCCTGGAGCGGCCGGACGCCCGCCCGCTGCTGCCGACCATCACCTGCCCGACGCTCGTCGCCGTCGGCCGGCAGGACCGCTGGAGTCCGCTCGCCCAGCACGAGGAGATGGCCGCCGCGATCCCGGGCGCCGAACTCGTGGTGATCGAGGACAGCGGCCACATGTCGCCGGTCGAGCGCCCCGAGCAGGTGACGGCGGCGCTCCTCGGCTTCCTGGGCTTCGCCGAGCGGGACCGGATCCCGGACGTGCCGCTCTTCGACCGCGCGCGGTCGCGCCGCGGCTACCGCATCAACAAGATGGCGATGGGCCTGTCGCGGCCGGAGAACCGGGCCGCGTTCCTGCAGAACGAGGAGGCCTATCTGGACCGCTTCGGCCTCTCGGCCGAGGAGAAGCGGGCCGTCATGGGCCGGGACTGGCGCGAGATGGTGCGGCTCGGCGGCAACCTCTTCTTCATCCTGAAGATCTCGGCCGTGGACCCGGTGCGCATCACCGAGATCGGCGCGCACCAGGCCGGCATGGACCACGACGCGTTCCTGCGCGAGCGACTGGGGAAGAACTAG
- a CDS encoding ABC transporter substrate-binding protein, producing MTMDRRTLMTLAGAALVAGLAGPAAAQDALKIGLILPMTGPFASTGRQIEAAAKLYMAQKGDTVAGRKVQLIVKDDTGVADVTKRLAQELIVNDKVSVLAGFGLTPLALSTAPLATQAKVPQVVMAAATATITEASPFIVRTSFTLPQATQPMAEWAAQNGIRKVVTLVSDYGPGIDAEKAFVGSFGKTGQVETLRVPLANPDFSPFLQKVADAKPDALFVFVPSGVGAQFMRQFVERGLDKSGIRLIGPGDVTDDDLLNGMGDAALGAITTHHYSAAHDSPENKAFVEAFRKAAGFRPNFMAVGGFDGMHLVYEGLKKTNGAGGEALVEAMKGMSWTSPRGPVSIDPQTRDIVQNIYVRKVERVGGELFNVEFATIPNVKDPVKAAKAN from the coding sequence ATGACCATGGACCGCAGGACCCTGATGACCCTGGCCGGCGCCGCGCTCGTGGCGGGCCTCGCCGGCCCGGCGGCCGCGCAGGACGCCCTGAAGATCGGCCTGATCCTGCCGATGACCGGGCCCTTCGCGTCGACCGGCCGGCAGATCGAGGCAGCCGCCAAGCTCTACATGGCGCAGAAGGGCGACACGGTCGCGGGCCGCAAGGTGCAGCTCATCGTCAAAGACGACACCGGGGTGGCGGACGTCACCAAGCGCCTCGCCCAGGAGCTGATCGTCAACGACAAGGTGTCGGTGCTGGCCGGCTTCGGCCTGACCCCGCTGGCGCTCTCCACCGCGCCGCTCGCCACCCAGGCCAAGGTGCCGCAGGTCGTCATGGCGGCCGCCACCGCCACCATCACGGAGGCCTCGCCCTTCATCGTGCGGACGAGCTTCACGCTGCCGCAGGCGACCCAGCCGATGGCCGAATGGGCGGCGCAGAACGGCATCAGGAAGGTGGTGACGCTGGTCTCCGACTACGGCCCGGGCATCGACGCCGAGAAGGCCTTCGTGGGGAGCTTCGGCAAGACTGGCCAAGTGGAGACGCTGAGGGTGCCGCTCGCCAACCCGGACTTCTCGCCCTTCCTCCAGAAGGTGGCGGACGCCAAGCCGGACGCGCTCTTCGTCTTCGTGCCCTCCGGCGTCGGCGCGCAGTTCATGCGCCAGTTCGTCGAGCGCGGCCTCGACAAGTCGGGCATCCGCCTGATCGGCCCCGGCGACGTGACCGACGACGACCTCCTCAACGGCATGGGCGACGCGGCCCTCGGGGCGATCACCACCCACCACTACTCCGCCGCCCATGACAGCCCGGAGAACAAGGCCTTCGTGGAGGCCTTCCGGAAGGCGGCCGGGTTCCGGCCGAACTTCATGGCGGTCGGCGGCTTCGACGGCATGCACCTCGTCTACGAGGGGCTGAAGAAGACCAACGGCGCCGGCGGGGAGGCGCTGGTCGAGGCCATGAAGGGGATGAGCTGGACGAGCCCGCGCGGGCCGGTGTCGATCGACCCGCAGACGCGCGACATCGTGCAGAACATCTACGTGCGCAAGGTGGAACGGGTCGGCGGCGAGCTCTTCAACGTCGAATTCGCGACGATCCCGAACGTCAAGGACCCGGTCAAGGCCGCCAAGGCGAACTGA
- a CDS encoding YciI family protein, whose product MTAHFLMVCRHRAGLQDVREANREAHRRHVATGGNGLARVLIGSALVGEDGTTPVGNFGVMEAANREAVEAFAATDPYALAGLVETIEITALPAQFQAHRIDPMTPPFAS is encoded by the coding sequence ATGACGGCGCATTTCCTCATGGTGTGCCGGCACCGGGCGGGCCTGCAGGACGTGCGCGAGGCGAACCGCGAGGCGCATCGGCGGCACGTGGCGACGGGCGGCAACGGCCTGGCGCGCGTGCTGATCGGCAGCGCGCTCGTGGGGGAGGACGGGACCACGCCGGTCGGCAACTTCGGCGTCATGGAGGCCGCGAACCGGGAGGCCGTGGAGGCCTTCGCGGCGACCGACCCCTACGCGCTCGCGGGCCTCGTCGAGACGATCGAGATCACGGCGCTGCCGGCCCAGTTCCAGGCGCATCGGATCGACCCGATGACGCCGCCATTCGCATCCTAG
- a CDS encoding branched-chain amino acid ABC transporter permease has protein sequence MLTILFDGVAYGMLLFVLAAGLAVTLGLMNFVNLAHGAFAMAGGYVTAILMNRGGLPFLATLPFAFLVPAAIGLVLERTLYVRLYNRTHLDQVLFSIGLVFMAVAAVDWTMGSQQQFITLPSWLQGRVEVLGIQVGLYRSFIIAVCGVLVVLLQLVLSKTRFGSRLRAAVDDPRVARGLGINVSMIFATTFAVGSGLAGLGGALGAEILGLDPTFPLKFMIYFLIVVTVGGTTSITGPFLASLLLGIADVAGKYYVPGLGGFVIYSLMIVVLVLRPQGLFARAR, from the coding sequence GTGCTCACGATCCTGTTCGACGGCGTGGCCTACGGCATGCTGCTCTTCGTGCTCGCGGCGGGGCTCGCGGTGACGCTCGGGCTCATGAACTTCGTCAACCTCGCGCACGGCGCCTTCGCGATGGCGGGCGGCTACGTGACCGCGATCCTGATGAACCGGGGCGGGCTGCCGTTCCTCGCCACCCTGCCTTTCGCGTTCCTGGTGCCGGCGGCGATCGGGCTCGTGCTGGAGCGGACGCTCTACGTGCGGCTCTACAACCGCACCCACCTCGACCAGGTGCTGTTTTCGATCGGGCTCGTTTTCATGGCGGTCGCGGCGGTCGACTGGACGATGGGATCGCAGCAGCAGTTTATCACCCTGCCGTCCTGGCTCCAGGGCCGGGTGGAGGTGCTCGGCATCCAGGTCGGGCTCTACCGCAGCTTCATCATCGCGGTCTGCGGCGTGCTCGTCGTCCTCCTCCAGCTCGTGCTGTCGAAGACCCGGTTCGGCAGCCGGCTCCGGGCGGCCGTCGACGACCCGCGGGTCGCGCGCGGGCTGGGCATCAACGTCTCGATGATCTTCGCCACCACCTTCGCGGTGGGGTCCGGGCTCGCCGGCCTCGGCGGCGCCCTCGGGGCCGAGATCCTCGGGCTCGACCCGACCTTCCCGCTGAAGTTCATGATCTACTTCCTGATCGTCGTCACGGTCGGGGGGACCACCAGCATCACGGGCCCCTTCCTGGCTTCGCTCCTGCTCGGCATCGCCGACGTCGCCGGCAAGTACTACGTGCCGGGCCTCGGCGGCTTCGTCATCTACTCGCTCATGATCGTCGTCCTGGTCCTGCGTCCGCAGGGCCTGTTCGCCCGCGCCCGCTAG